The Mycolicibacterium insubricum DNA segment GAGAGAGCTACGCGCACGGCGATCGGCTGCGCTGTTTTGTGCTCGGGGTAACCCGCGGCAACCGGGAGCCCCAGATCCGGCTGTCGCGCACGCATCCCAACCTGGTGCGCCAGTTGTTCGCCCTGGAGGTGCCCGAGATCGCCGACAAGTCCGTCGACATCGTCGCCGTGGCGCGCGAGGCCGGGCACCGCTCGAAGATCGCGGTCGCCTCCAAGGTGTCGGGCCTGAACGCCAAGGGCGCCTGCATCGGCCCGATGGGTCAGCGGGTGCGCAATGTGATGAGTGAGCTCTCCGGCGAGAAGATCGACATCATCGACTGGGACCCGGACCCGGCCCGGTTCGTCGCCAATGCACTGTCGCCGGCCAAGGTGGTGTCGGTGACGGTGATCGACGCGGCAACCAAGTCCGCCCGGGTGGTCGTTCCGGACTTCCAGCTGTCCCTGGCCATCGGCAAGGAAGGCCAGAACGCCCGGCTCGCCGCTCGGTTGACCGGCTGGCGGATCGATATCCGCAGCGACGCGGAGGAAGCGCCGGAGTAGTCAGCCGGCGGGTGTGACCACAGCGACGGGTGTGGCGGCGGTGGTTGGCGTTTCCGCGATCCAGGGCCGTTCCCGTCTTGATCGGTGCCTCGGCGGTGACGCCAGTAATTGGGTGGCGGCGTACGGGCGGTTTTTCCGCCCTGGGCTTACTGGCGACGGGCCGGGTCAGCCGGTGACGAGGACGATGAGGCCATGCGGTTGACCGGCGAGCGCGGGGGTTCTCGGCTGGACCGCCGCTCCTATCAGTAGAGCGGCTTCTCCGGCGGCGTCCTGCTCGCCTTGGACGCGGCCGTCGTAGTAGATCGTGGTCACCGTGACCTCGGGCATTTCCAGCCGGCCGTCGCTCGTGGCGTTCCAGTAGGCGTCGCGCAGCCGACCGGCGACGCGGGCGTCCGCAGCGTCGACCCGAGAGACGTTGTAGACGTGCACAGCCGGTCGCGCGGTCTCGGCGGCCGGCAGCGACGACGATGCGGCCGAGTCCGCGTGGTTGGGGGCCACCGAGAACTTGTTCCGGGAGGTCATCGCGACGACGACGACGAACGCGACGATCAGCAGTATTGCGGCTGCACCGACGAGCAGCAGTTTCTTGCTGGCTTCGGCCTCCAACGGAGTGGGCGCCGTGATCGGCACAAATGCAGAGTCGTCTTCGTGCTGACTTTGCGCCACCGGCACCTCCTGAACTATCCACAGCCCAGATCACCATAGGTGACCGGCCGCCGCCCATCGGTGCACGCGGTCGGTTACGCCGCGGGCAGCTTGACGACGCGTTTGTTGTCGCCGTCGGCGACATAGACATTGCCGTCGGCATCGACGGCGACTCCGCCCGGACTCGACAACCCGGTGAACGGCAGATCGAACTGCTCGGCGGTCTGGGGGTTGAACTTGACCACCCGGTTGAAATCGTCGCTGACGTAGACGGTGCCGGTGGAATCGACGGCGAGCCCGGTGGGGACGCTGAGCTGGCTCACGGCCAACTCGGTCGGCACGACGGCCCGCGGGGTCAGCTCAAGAACCTGATTCGGTCCGCTGTTGGCGATGAAGAGGTTTCCGTTGCCATCCAGGGCGATATCGCTGGGCGAACTCAGCGGACTCTGCGACAGCCGCTCGGTGGCGGCGGTCTCCCCGGGGCTCAGCTCGAGAACCCGGTCGTTGTTGAAATCGGTGACATAGACCGTGCCGTCGGCGCCGACGGCGATCCCGAGGGCAGAGGCCGTCGAATCCAGGCCGAACGAAAGCTCTTTGGGCGCTTCGCTGTTCGCGTCGAGTTTGAGGACCCGGTTGTTGCCGGTATCGGTGACGTAGACCGCTCCATCGGCACCGACGGCGACTGCTGCCGGCTTGTTCAGCCCGGTGAACGGGAGCTCCTCGGCAACCTCGGTGCCGGAACGCAGTCGCAGGATCTGATTGCTTCCGGCATCGGCGACGAGCACCGATCCGTCGTCCTCGATCGCGACTCCGGTGGGAAAGTCGAGTCCGGTGAACGGCAGCGCAACGGGTTCGCCGTAGGTCGTCGTTGCGGCTTGTGTCGTTGTCGCTGTTTCGGAGGGCGGTGCTGAATTCTGTTTGTGCGCAGAGCTGTTCGGCCACAGGAGTGCCACCGCGGTGATCACTGCTGCCACCGCGATCACCGCGCCGACGATCAATAGGGGCTTGCGCCGCGAGTGCTGCGGCGACGGGGCCACGACCCGCGTCGGGGGTACGTCGCCGACGGCCGATGCCACGCGGGCGGCCGACGGGGCCGCACCGCCGAGTGCGCCGCGGACGGCGGCGGCCAGCTCCGGGGCGGTCTGGAAGCGCTGCTGCGGGTCTTTGGCCATCCCGACGGCGACGACCGCATCGAACGCGGGCGGCAGGTCGGCCCGGGTTGCCGACGGCCGCGGCGGCGGGTTGTGCAGATGTCCGGTGACCTGGCGTTCCATCGAGTCGCCGGGGAACGGCTTGGTGCCGGTCAGTGCCTCGTAGAGCACGCACGCCAGGGCGTAGGTGTCGCTGCGCGGGTCGACGTCGTCGGTGGTGAATCGCTCCGGCGCCATATAGGCCCAGGTGCCGATGGTGTTGTCGGTGCCGGTGAGGCGGGCGTCGACCGCCGAGCGGGCGATGCCGAAGTCGATGAGATAGGCGGTGTCGTCGTCGCCGATGAGGATGTTCGACGGCTTGATGTCGCGATGCACCAGCCCGGTTTTGTGGGCGGCCTGCAGGGCGAGCGCGATCTGCTCGACGATGGCTGCGGCACGCGCAGGCGCCAGGGGACCGCCGGCGATTTCACCGGCCAGGTCGTGGCCGTCGATGAGTGCCATGTCGACATAGAGGCGCCCGTCGATCTCGCCGTAGTCGTGGATCGGGACGATGTGGGCGTTGTTCAGCCGGGCCGCGGAGTGCGCTTCGCGGCGGAAGCGCTGCTCGAAGCTGGGGTCCTCGGCGAGGTGCGCGGGCAGCAATTTCAGGGCGACGATCCGGTCGGTGCCGGTGTCATAGGCCCGCCAGACCTCACCCATCCCGCCGCGGCCCAGCAGTTCGATCAGCCGGTACCGCCCGAACGGAGTTCCCTCCACCAACGTCTCCCACCATGTGTCGCTATCCCGACCACGATAAGGGCACGGGATTCAGGACCGCAGCAGCTACGCGGACAGCGTTCGGTGAGTCCGTGCACCGGGATCATGTCCGCCGACGACCTGCGGCAGCTGGCCGGCGGCGAGGGGTCAGAAGCGTCCACTTCGATCCCGACGGCTGGGAAGACCCTCAAGGTTCGGACCGCCGAAGCCCCCCGAGCGGCCAATTACGGTGCGGGCGCCCCATGGCGTTCGCGTCGGCCGAAGCTGTCCTGGGCTTTTGTGTTCCTGATGGAGCGCTCGGGTCGGAGTTGGACTCTCGTGCAGTGTTGGAGCGCTCGGCGAGGGGGGTCGTCGCGGGTGGTAATCCGTGCATCGGCGAGCAGGTAGGATGAATCGTGATCCAGCACGAGTCTTCGCTTGCCGGCACGCGCCCGCATCGCAGCCCCCGCGGCCCGGTGCGAACGTGTGTCGGATGCCGAAAGCGCGAGTTGGCCGCCGAACTGATCAAGATGTCAGCCAGGCCGGACGGTGACGACGGGTACGTCGTCGTCGTTGACACGGCCGGTAATCTTCCGGGGCGGGGTGCATGGTTGCACCCCGACCAGGACTGTCTTGCGACAGCGATCCGACGGCGGGCAATCGCCCGGGCATTGCGGATCGCCGGTTCACCGGACACCACCGGGGTCGCCGAGCAGCTCGAACTGCTCGACGGGCCCAGCAACAGAACAGGCAGTAACGAACATGAGCACACCGTGAAGTCCCGATGACCATGCGTCATAGCTAACCGAGGCGTCGGCTGCCCGCTGCCGCCTCCAGATCAGGAGAAGTAGTGGCAGGTAAGGCCCGCGTACACGAGTTGGCCAAGGAACTCGGTGTCACCAGTAAGGAAGTTCTCGCCCGGCTGAGCGAACAGGGCGAATTCGTCAAATCGGCGTCGTCGACGGTGGAAGCACCCGTCGCGCGCCGTCTCCGGGAGTCGTTCGGCGGCGGTAAGGCCGCTCCGGAGGCTGCCCCCGCGGCGGCCAAGGCTCCCGCAAAGTCGCCCACGCCGGGACCGGTGCCGGGCCCCAAGCCCGCGCCGAAGCCGCCGGCCCCCGAGGCCCCGGCTGCACCGGCACCGCCCGCGCCCGCGCCCGCGGCGCAGGCTCCCGCCCCGGCCGCCCCCGCGGCTCCGGCTGCCCCCGCTGCCGGCCCGACCCCGGGTGCAGCCCCGGGCCCGCGTCCTGCGGCGCCGGGTCCCAAGCCGGGTGCCCCGCGGCCCCCGCGTGTCGGCAACAACCCCTTCTCGTCGCAGCAGCCGGTGGAACGCGCCATCCCGCGTCCGGCGCCGCGCCCGGCCCCGGGCCCCGGTGGCCCGCGTCCCGGCCCCCGCGCCACTCCCGGCAACATGCCGGCCCGGCCCGGTGCCAGCATGCCTCGCCCGCCGCGTCCCGGTGGTCCGCGTCCCGGACCCGGTGGCGGCGGCGGTCGTCCCGGTGGTCCCCGTCCGGCTCCCGGTGGTGCCGGCGGCGGCGGTAACTACCGCGGCGGCGCACCCGGTGCCGGCCCCGGCGGTGCAGCCGGCGGCGGTGGCTTCCGCGGCCGTCCCGGTGGTGCACCCGCCGGTGGTGGCGGCGGTGGCCGGCCCGGTCAGCGCGGCGGTGCCGCCGGTGCGTTCGGCCGTCCGGGCGGCGCCCCCAAGCGGGGTCGCAAGTCCAAGCGGGCCAAACGCGCCGAATACGAAAACATGCAGGCCCCGATCGTCGGTGGCGTGCGGTTGCCGCACGGCAACGGCGAAACCATCCGGCTGGCCCGCGGCGCGTCGCTGTCGGACTTCGCCGAGAAGATCAACGCCAACCCGGCCGCGCTGGTCCAGGCGCTGTTCAACCTGGGCGAGATGGTCACCGCCACCCAGTCCGTCGGCGACGACACGCTGGAGCTGCTCGGCAGCGAGATGAACTACGTCGTGCAGGTGGTGTCCCCGGAGGACGAGGACCGCGAGCTGCTGGAGTCCTTCGACCTCACCTACGGCGAGGACGCCGGCGACGAGGAAGACCTGGAACAGCGTCCGCCGGTGGTCACCGTCATGGGTCACGTCGACCACGGCAAGACCCGGCTGCTGGACACCATCCGGAAGGCCAACGTGCACGAGGGCGAAGCCGGTGGCATCACCCAGCACATCGGTGCCTACCAGGTCAGCGTCGAGCACGACGGCGTCGAGCGGCTCATCACCTTCATCGACACCCCCGGTCACGAGGCGTTCACCGCCATGCGTGCCCGCGGTGCGAAGGCGACCGACATCGCCATCCTGGTGGTCGCCGCGGACGACGGCGTGATGCCGCAGACCGTTGAGGCCATCAACCACGCGCAGGCGGCCGACGTGCCGATCGTGGTGGCGGTCAACAAGATCGACAAGGAGGGTGCGGATCCGCAGAAGATCCGGGCCCAGCTCACCGAGTACAACCTGGTGGCCGAGGACTTCGGTGGCGACACCATGTTCGTCGACATCTCCGCCAAGAACGGCACCAACATCCAGGCGCTGGAGGAAGCGGTCCTGCTGACCGCCGACGCGTCACTGGACCTGCGGGCCAACCCCGACATGGAGGCCCAGGGCGTGGCGATCGAGGCGCACCTGGACCGCGGTCGCGGTCCGGTGGCCACCGTGCTGATCCAGCGTGGCACCCTGCGGGTCGGCGACTCGATCGTCGCCGGCGACGCGTACGGCCGCGTTCGACGGATGGTCGACGAGCACGGCGAGGACGTCGAGGAGGCACTGCCGTCGCGGCCCGTTCAGGTCATCGGGTTCACCTCGGTGCCCGGCGCCGGCGATAACCTGCTCGTCGTCGACGAGGACCGCATCGCCCGCCAGATCGCCGACCGGCGCAGCGCACGCAAGCGCAACGCGCTGGCCGCCCGCAGCCGCAAGCGGATCTCGTTGGAGGACCTGGATTCGGCGCTGAAGGAAACCAGCCAGCTGAACCTGATCCTCAAGGGCGACAACGCCGGTACGGTCGAGGCCCTGGAAGAGGCCCTGATGGGGATCCAGGTCGACGACGAGGTGCAGCTGCGCGTCATCGACCGTGGTGTGGGTGGCATCACCGAGACCAACGTCAACCTGGCCTCGGCCTCGGACGCCATCATCATCGGCTTCAACGTGCGTGCCGAGGGCAAGGCGACCGAGCTGGCCAACCGCGAGGGTGTGGAGATCCGCTACTACTCGATCATCTACCAGGCGATCGACGAGGTGGAGGCTGCGCTCAAGGGCATGCTCAAGCCGGTCTACGAGGAGAAGGAGCTCGGCCGCGCCGAGATCCGGGCGATCTTCCGCTCCAGCAAGGTCGGCAACATCGCCGGCTGCCTGGTCACCTCGGGCATCATGCGGCGCAACGCCAAGGCCCGCCTGCTCCGCGACAATGTCGTGGTGGCCGAGAACCTCACCATCTCCTCGCTCAAGCGGGAGAAGGACGACGCCACCGAGGTGCGCGACGGCTACGAGTGCGGTTTGACGCTGACCTACAACGACATCAAGGAAGGCGACGTCATCGAGACCTACGAACTGGTCGAGAAGGCGCGGTCCTGATGACGGCCGGACGCGAAGGGCATCATGGCTGATCCGGCCCGGGCCAAGCGGCTCGCCAAGCGGATTGCCACGATCGTCGCCTCGGCGATCGAGTACGAGATCAAGGATCCCCGGCTGGCCGGGGTGACGATCACCGACGCGAAGGTCACCGGCGACCTGCACGACGCGACCTTGTACTACACGGTGCTGGGCACGTCGCTGAACGAGGAGCCGGACTACGCGGGTGCCGCCGCCGCGCTGGAAAGCGCCAAGGGTGTGCTGCGGTCGAAGGTCGGCGCGGGTACCGGTGTCCGGTTCACTCCGACGCTGGCCTTCTTCCGCGACACGGTTCCCGAGGCCGCCGACCGGATGGAGCAGCTGTTGGAGGCGGCGCGCGCCGCGGACGCCGAGGTGGCGCGGGCCCGCGAGGGGGCGGTCCCGGCCGGCGATCCCGATCCGTACCGCACGCCGGCGGACCGTGAGGATGAGGACGACGAACTGGGGGACGAGGACGCGGAGGTCACCGGTGACCGCGATCGAACCGTCGGCTGAGGCCCCCGGGCGCCGGGTCGACGCCCACGGGG contains these protein-coding regions:
- the nusA gene encoding transcription termination factor NusA encodes the protein MNIDMAALHAIESERGIPEGELLETIKTALLTAYRHTEGHQAEARIDIDRKTGEVRVMAAEHDDDGRLISEWDDTPDGFGRVAATTARQVMLQRLRDAENEKMYGEFSAREGDIVAGVVQRDARANARGDVVLRMGSDTKFSEGVIPSSEQVPGESYAHGDRLRCFVLGVTRGNREPQIRLSRTHPNLVRQLFALEVPEIADKSVDIVAVAREAGHRSKIAVASKVSGLNAKGACIGPMGQRVRNVMSELSGEKIDIIDWDPDPARFVANALSPAKVVSVTVIDAATKSARVVVPDFQLSLAIGKEGQNARLAARLTGWRIDIRSDAEEAPE
- a CDS encoding LytR C-terminal domain-containing protein, producing MAQSQHEDDSAFVPITAPTPLEAEASKKLLLVGAAAILLIVAFVVVVAMTSRNKFSVAPNHADSAASSSLPAAETARPAVHVYNVSRVDAADARVAGRLRDAYWNATSDGRLEMPEVTVTTIYYDGRVQGEQDAAGEAALLIGAAVQPRTPALAGQPHGLIVLVTG
- a CDS encoding serine/threonine-protein kinase encodes the protein MEGTPFGRYRLIELLGRGGMGEVWRAYDTGTDRIVALKLLPAHLAEDPSFEQRFRREAHSAARLNNAHIVPIHDYGEIDGRLYVDMALIDGHDLAGEIAGGPLAPARAAAIVEQIALALQAAHKTGLVHRDIKPSNILIGDDDTAYLIDFGIARSAVDARLTGTDNTIGTWAYMAPERFTTDDVDPRSDTYALACVLYEALTGTKPFPGDSMERQVTGHLHNPPPRPSATRADLPPAFDAVVAVGMAKDPQQRFQTAPELAAAVRGALGGAAPSAARVASAVGDVPPTRVVAPSPQHSRRKPLLIVGAVIAVAAVITAVALLWPNSSAHKQNSAPPSETATTTQAATTTYGEPVALPFTGLDFPTGVAIEDDGSVLVADAGSNQILRLRSGTEVAEELPFTGLNKPAAVAVGADGAVYVTDTGNNRVLKLDANSEAPKELSFGLDSTASALGIAVGADGTVYVTDFNNDRVLELSPGETAATERLSQSPLSSPSDIALDGNGNLFIANSGPNQVLELTPRAVVPTELAVSQLSVPTGLAVDSTGTVYVSDDFNRVVKFNPQTAEQFDLPFTGLSSPGGVAVDADGNVYVADGDNKRVVKLPAA
- a CDS encoding YlxR family protein; amino-acid sequence: MSARPDGDDGYVVVVDTAGNLPGRGAWLHPDQDCLATAIRRRAIARALRIAGSPDTTGVAEQLELLDGPSNRTGSNEHEHTVKSR
- the infB gene encoding translation initiation factor IF-2, encoding MAGKARVHELAKELGVTSKEVLARLSEQGEFVKSASSTVEAPVARRLRESFGGGKAAPEAAPAAAKAPAKSPTPGPVPGPKPAPKPPAPEAPAAPAPPAPAPAAQAPAPAAPAAPAAPAAGPTPGAAPGPRPAAPGPKPGAPRPPRVGNNPFSSQQPVERAIPRPAPRPAPGPGGPRPGPRATPGNMPARPGASMPRPPRPGGPRPGPGGGGGRPGGPRPAPGGAGGGGNYRGGAPGAGPGGAAGGGGFRGRPGGAPAGGGGGGRPGQRGGAAGAFGRPGGAPKRGRKSKRAKRAEYENMQAPIVGGVRLPHGNGETIRLARGASLSDFAEKINANPAALVQALFNLGEMVTATQSVGDDTLELLGSEMNYVVQVVSPEDEDRELLESFDLTYGEDAGDEEDLEQRPPVVTVMGHVDHGKTRLLDTIRKANVHEGEAGGITQHIGAYQVSVEHDGVERLITFIDTPGHEAFTAMRARGAKATDIAILVVAADDGVMPQTVEAINHAQAADVPIVVAVNKIDKEGADPQKIRAQLTEYNLVAEDFGGDTMFVDISAKNGTNIQALEEAVLLTADASLDLRANPDMEAQGVAIEAHLDRGRGPVATVLIQRGTLRVGDSIVAGDAYGRVRRMVDEHGEDVEEALPSRPVQVIGFTSVPGAGDNLLVVDEDRIARQIADRRSARKRNALAARSRKRISLEDLDSALKETSQLNLILKGDNAGTVEALEEALMGIQVDDEVQLRVIDRGVGGITETNVNLASASDAIIIGFNVRAEGKATELANREGVEIRYYSIIYQAIDEVEAALKGMLKPVYEEKELGRAEIRAIFRSSKVGNIAGCLVTSGIMRRNAKARLLRDNVVVAENLTISSLKREKDDATEVRDGYECGLTLTYNDIKEGDVIETYELVEKARS
- the rbfA gene encoding 30S ribosome-binding factor RbfA; translation: MADPARAKRLAKRIATIVASAIEYEIKDPRLAGVTITDAKVTGDLHDATLYYTVLGTSLNEEPDYAGAAAALESAKGVLRSKVGAGTGVRFTPTLAFFRDTVPEAADRMEQLLEAARAADAEVARAREGAVPAGDPDPYRTPADREDEDDELGDEDAEVTGDRDRTVG